acaagGGTATATCTAAATTTGAAGACTACACAACAGTTATTACAATCAACAAATCAGCCTCCTTCGACAATGCCCTGGAttacattaataataaaataaaaactcttaaatcattttaatttagttaacACCTTTTATCCCATTTATCTTTATAGAATCACTACTCAGACTTATCTTGTCAATTATCACCTTAGGTGAATCAATGTAGTAAATCCActcataattatttaatatttatatataacattatttttcatttacacattacttatatattttcatgaacaaaatttttcaaaaaattttcCAACTAAATTTGTCTGTTTATTATCACTATATTTTCacttttttattatttttattaaagtttttattagtttttatttaagaattttattatgATTTTAATGCGAGCTTTTTAATTCATGAAATTACTTTAGTTTTCTTCTTATCATGTCGGATTACAATTTGTCCTTCCTTCCACAATCGTTGGGGAAGTACTTGACTCCATACGTTCCCTTCGCTCTGGGAGGCCTCTCTGGATGCACCTCAACCTTGATTATTCAGCCTGTAGATATGATCAAGGTTAGAATCCAAGTACTTGCATCCACACAAAACCGTAATTTATCACCTTTTACAGTTTTTTCAAACATTTTGAAGAATGAAGgttttttatcattttataaaggACTGGATGCAGCTTGCGTCAGACAGCTTTTATACACAACGACGAGATTGGGGTTGTTCAGAACCACTTCTGACTACCTGAAGAAGAGGAACAACACCAACAGCATACCATTTTACCAAAAATGTCTTCTAAGTTTGTTTTGTGGAGGTGTTGGCGCCGTTGTCGGAAATCCGGCAGATTTGGCGCTGGTTCGAATGCAGTCTGACCTCTCCCTCCCCGCCGAACACAGAAAGAATTATACGGGACTATTTAACacaatatataaaatagttaGGGATGAGGGTCTGTTTAACCTGTGGAAGGGTTCGTTTCCCACAGTGGTTAGAGCTATGAGCTTGAATTTGGGAATGTTGTCTTCCTTTGACCAGACGAAGGAGTTTTTGGCCAAATATTTGAAGGAAGGAACCTTGCCTCACGTTTGCCTTTCTAGCGCAGTGGCTGGGTTCTTCGCAGTAACTCTTAGCCTTCCGTTTGATTTCGTGAAGACTTGCATACAGAAGGAAAGTCAGAAAGGAACAGCCTACAGTGGGATTTTTGACTgtattgtaaaaaattacaagCAAGGAGGAGTTCCGAGATTCTATTCATCCTACGCTACGTATTATGTGCGCGTGGCTCCTCACGCAATGCTTACGTTGATCCTTATGGATACATTTACAAGGTTACTTAAGAGAAGAGATACCACTCAGGAGAAGAGGGCATAATGTTTATGTTTGTATTCTATGgacatttaaatttaatggCTAGtgtgttttaaaaatattaaaacattaaggtgttaaaagtttaatttcataGCTTTCAACTAATTCACGCTTAGTATATGTTATATGTTGTGGGTATAGCAAGTCTCGAATGGTCCTTACACACCTTTCGAGACCAAGTCTATGTGTTGCAGAAGTGGCAACCACCTGAATTTCAGGGTCAGAATCCAGTAATTTATAGTACAAACTGTCCAAATTGAAGAGAGAATTCCTGTGTATCATATCACACTTGGTCATGATGACCATCTCAAGCTTAGAATCGTCGAAAGTCTTTGAACTGGAGACTATTTCCCTTAGAGACCTTAGAGTTTCCATGTGGTCTCCATCTTCAGCTGCACTTATAACATAAGCTATTATTTTTGACCTATAAATATGCCTTGTGATCTTCTTCACCATGTCCTTATCAGTATTCTGAGACAGTGGAGGCAAGTCCATCACTCGTATATCAACTCCATCCAAAAACTTTATTAATGCGATGTGAGGTCTTGTTGTAGAGCCTTCCTCTGGCCCTATCCTAGTCATGTAACTTGTAAGTGAGCTAATTAGTGAAGTTTTTCCACTATTTGGTAGTCCAATGAATGCAACGTCGTTAAACAGTCTCAGTTCTAGTTCTAGGTTTATTGATTCTCCCACTTCAGCTAGTCTATTGTCATGTTTCTTAAAACACGACGGACCTAGTCCTCCTCTACCTCCAC
Above is a window of Theileria parva strain Muguga chromosome 2, complete sequence, whole genome shotgun sequence DNA encoding:
- the DTC gene encoding oxoglutarate/malate translocator, with the protein product MSDYNLSFLPQSLGKYLTPYVPFALGGLSGCTSTLIIQPVDMIKVRIQVLASTQNRNLSPFTVFSNILKNEGFLSFYKGLDAACVRQLLYTTTRLGLFRTTSDYLKKRNNTNSIPFYQKCLLSLFCGGVGAVVGNPADLALVRMQSDLSLPAEHRKNYTGLFNTIYKIVRDEGLFNLWKGSFPTVVRAMSLNLGMLSSFDQTKEFLAKYLKEGTLPHVCLSSAVAGFFAVTLSLPFDFVKTCIQKESQKGTAYSGIFDCIVKNYKQGGVPRFYSSYATYYVRVAPHAMLTLILMDTFTRLLKRRDTTQEKRA
- the obg gene encoding uncharacterized protein, whose protein sequence is MNPKITKDVAKTLSELVSIRNAESFPRYQKPFVDYLRLKCVGGAGGSPVENQKRSKKLNGPGYGGHGGSVYFKATHLVNDFIHMESVIKGKSGGDAHGTSRGLHASDTIVNIPLGSILRKRVRRDDRTRCIFWHQFLNPDETLLVARGGRGGLGPSCFKKHDNRLAEVGESINLELELRLFNDVAFIGLPNSGKTSLISSLTSYMTRIGPEEGSTTRPHIALIKFLDGVDIRVMDLPPLSQNTDKDMVKKITRHIYRSKIIAYVISAAEDGDHMETLRSLREIVSSSKTFDDSKLEMVIMTKCDMIHRNSLFNLDSLYYKLLDSDPEIQVVATSATHRLGLERCVRTIRDLLYPQHITYTKRELVESYEIKLLTP